TAAGGTGGATCCTCACGGGCCAACGGCATCGATGTGCCCAAGTGGAAAATGCACGCATTTCCCAGCAACCGGAGGATCCACAGATGAATGCTACGCCAGTTGGAATCGACATTGCGAAGAATGTGTTTCAGGTGCACTACGTCGACGCGCAGGTGCACTACGTCGACGCGCAGACAGGTGAGATCATGAACAGGCCGATCAAACGCGCTCAGTTTCTCGAGCACTTCGCGAATTGCGCGCCGTGCCTGATTGGCATGGAAGCATGCGGCAGTGCGCATCACTGGGCTCGGCAACTGACGAAGATGGGCCACGAGGTCAGGCTGATGCCCGCGCAGTTCGTGAAGGCATTCAACATTCGCAACAAGAGCGATGCGGCAGACGCGAAGGCAATCTGGCTGGCAGTACAGCAGCCGTGCAAGGCGGTGGCGGTAAAGACGGAGATGCAACAGGCGGTGCTGATGATGCACCGGCAGCGAGAGCAACTGGTGAAGTTCCGCACGATGCAGATCAACGGCCTGCGCGGGATGCTGGCCGAGTTCGGCGAAGCGATGGGCAAAGGCCGCAGTGCGCTGGGCAAAGCAATTCCCGATGCGCTCATGCGTGTCGAAGAGTGTCTGCCGAAGGTGCTGATTGATACGCTACGCGAACAGTGGACGCGGATTGAAAAGTTGGACGAAGAAATCGCGACGATCGAGAGGCGGTTGCGCGAGTGGAAGAAGGAAGACAAGGCAGTGAAGGCGATCATCGAGATTCCGGGCGTGGGCCTGCTGACGGCGACGGCTGCGGTCGCGATGATCGGAGATCCGAAGGCGTTCAGATCGGGGCGTGAGTTTGCGGCCTGGGTCGGAATTGTGCCGAAGCAGACCGGTTCGGGCGGCAAGGTGAACCTGCACGGGATCAGCAAGAGGGGCGACACCTACCTGCGCACGCTACTGATCCACGGCGCGCGGGCCGTGCTGACGCGCGAAGGACCCTGGTCCGTGGGTTGAGCAGATGAAAAAACGGCGACCACCAAACGTGGTGGTGACTGCTTTGGCGAACAAGATGGCACGGACGATCTGGGCGGTGCTCGCTCATGACCGATCGTATGAAAAAGGGTACGTGAGCATGAAGCCCGTCTGAGCGGCGGCCGAAACGTAGAGGATTAACGTTTAACACAGGGTGGATGTCGAAAAGTTGCGTTGGCAATCGCGTGAGATGACAAGACAGGTCGGACCGGGACTCACTAAACTTGAACTGGTTGCCGAGCTTCGAGCTCGTACCCGCAATGAGGCGTGAGTCAGCGGATTTCATCGGGGCCCGCAGCGACAGTATCGGCTGCAACAAGGCCGGATATACAGCTGCAACCCATCCTGTCAATGTCGGAACGCACGAAACACTGGCGCAATCGGGACGCGTTCATATACCACCAGTTGGTAGTCGACGAACGGTCTGTTCGGGCATCAGTAGTTTTTAAAAAACTACTGATACCCGATTGCATGGTATGGAGTATCATTCTCAGTGATTTATGAAAAACTACTGAGAAAACCGTGATCACCTCGCCAACCGGATCCCTCTACACCCTTCACGAGACCGCGCTGCACGCGATGTACGCCGACCTCGAACGCGTCGCGCAAATGCAGGACAAGGTTTTCATCGGCGCGCCCGGGACCATCGTCCAGCACCGCAAAGGCGAGGCTGAGTACTACGCGCGCCAGTATCTGGATGGCGACGGCCGACAGCGGCAGGCGTATCTCGCGGGGCCTGTCGGCTCGCCAGAGGCGGATGCGCTGAAACAGTCGGTGCAGGACCGTATCGACGAGGTCAAGGCGGTGATCAAGACGGTGCGCGAACTCGCCAAGCTCAACTTCGGTGTGGCCGATGCGAAGACCTATGCGACGGTCGGCGCACTGTTCAACCACGGCGTGTTCGTCGCGGGCGGCACGCTGGTCGGTTCGCACGCGTACGGCGTGATCCTGAACCGGCTCGGCATCCGCGCCGCGAGCTATCACACCGAGGACATCGACATCGCGCGACGCGAGCAGCTCGCGCTCTCCGATATCCCGGCCGGCGGTCTTCTCGAAATCCTCAAGCAGACGGGCATCCGGTTTGTCGAGGTGCCAGGGCTTGACCGATCGGCGCCAGCAACGTCCTTCAAGGAGGCGGGAGCGTCGCGTTTTCATGTTGACCTGCTTGTGCCGTCGGCCGACGAGAGTTTTACAATCCGGCCAGTACCCGAACTCAACGCGCACGCCGCTGGCCTTCCGTACCTCGCCTACGTCCTTGGGACCTCACAGAACGGCGTGCTGCTCTCGCGCCACGGTGCAGTGCCGGTACGCGTGCCCGATGCCAACCGATTTGCCGTGCACAAGCTGCTCGTCTCCCAGTTGCGCACGAACGACAGCACGAAGTCCCTCAAGGATCTGCAGCAGGCTGCCGTTGTCATCGGCTTTCTCGGCGAGCATCATCCCGGCAGTATTGCGGATGCGTGCGAAGCGCTCCCTACCAGTGCGCGTAGTCGCGTGAAGCGTGCCGTCGCGCCGCTCGAGCGGCTGCTCGAACCGCATCCGGCAGCCCTCGACGAAGTGCGGGAGGCGCTCGCGGACTAGGACGCGGTCGCGGCAACCCCGCGGCCCTACCCAGCGCGTCGCCGCGTCAACCGGCGCGTGGCTACTTCCTAGACATAACGGTCGCTGCTGACTGAACACCGCAGGGGCCCGTCTCGGGCACGAGGCTGCGATAAATGACCGTTGGCGTGCTACTAAAATACTCAAGTAATGATTCTGACAGGTGCAAGGCGGCGATAATCCGGGCTGCATCGATAATGGCGCGCCGTGAAAAATAACGACCCGATTTGGCGAAAACGCGCGCTGGCATCGCCGAAATGCGCCGACATTCCTTTGGGACGCGCGGATGATTTGTTTCCAGAGGCTCCATGCGATTGCGGTTGACTCCTTTTCTGCTCCGATATGTACGGTCGGCCGCCGCCCGGGCGTTGTCGCCGTCTGGTGTAATCGTATGCGGGGTCCTGCTGCTAGTGTTCGCATGCGGGCTGTGCGCGTGGGTCCTGTACGAGTCACGTAACGATGCCTACGAACACGCCGAGGAGAACGCGCGGAATCTGATGCTGGTCATCGAGCGCGACATTGCCCGCAACGTCGAACTTTACGATCTTTCGTTACAGGCGGCCGTGGACGGAGTAGCTGATCCGCAGGTCATGGCACTTTCGCCGAAGATCCGGAGCGAAGTGTTGTTCGACCGGGCTGCCTCCGGCAAGTACCTGGGATCCATCTTCGTGATGAATGAACGCGGCGACATCATCATTGACTCCCGATTCATGCCCGCGCGCGTGGGGAACTTCGCTGACCGTGACTATTTCACCGTCCACCGTGATCACCGCAACACCGGCCTCTACATCGGCAAACCCTACGCTTCACGGCTGCGCGATGGGGCGCTCACAATTGCGCTGAGTCGCCGGATCACGCGCGCGGACGGCTCGTTCGGTGGGGTCGTGGTCGGAACATTGAGCATCGACTATTTCCGCGCTTTACTGGACGGGCTGTCCGTGGGGGAGCACGGAACAGCTGCGGTGGTCGAGACAAACGGCACCATGATCACGCGATTACCGTACGACCGGAACGTAGTCGGAC
The DNA window shown above is from Paraburkholderia sp. BL10I2N1 and carries:
- a CDS encoding GSU2403 family nucleotidyltransferase fold protein — encoded protein: MITSPTGSLYTLHETALHAMYADLERVAQMQDKVFIGAPGTIVQHRKGEAEYYARQYLDGDGRQRQAYLAGPVGSPEADALKQSVQDRIDEVKAVIKTVRELAKLNFGVADAKTYATVGALFNHGVFVAGGTLVGSHAYGVILNRLGIRAASYHTEDIDIARREQLALSDIPAGGLLEILKQTGIRFVEVPGLDRSAPATSFKEAGASRFHVDLLVPSADESFTIRPVPELNAHAAGLPYLAYVLGTSQNGVLLSRHGAVPVRVPDANRFAVHKLLVSQLRTNDSTKSLKDLQQAAVVIGFLGEHHPGSIADACEALPTSARSRVKRAVAPLERLLEPHPAALDEVREALAD